In Archangium violaceum, the following are encoded in one genomic region:
- a CDS encoding efflux RND transporter periplasmic adaptor subunit, with amino-acid sequence MKSTSESQRREEMSTPIKPLPVSAEPARRWRMPRRWGLWLLIIAAVVGAGVWLAQPKAKDPAANFETAAAQRRDVESRVTATGTVSALVTVQVGSQVSGRIQEILVDYNSPVKKGQVIARIDPQLLQAAVERARANLTAARANVQRARVEAENSRRQADRARTLRDQQFIAQAELDTAEATAQSAQAQVTSSEASLAQAQAALNEAEVNLRYATIVSPTDGIVISRSVDVGQTVAASLQAPTLFTIAEDLRKMQVNTSVAESDVGRLVDGMRATFTVDAWPGVSFEGKIRQIRNASQTVQNVVTYDAVIDVENPELKLKPGMTANVTFITAHRDDVVTVPNAALRFRPPAPPEGTARARPGAEGTATGTGGAGAAEKPEPGTKTVFVLREGRPRPVRVKPGVTDGTYTEVEGDLREGDQVITGLAAGAQAPQGTGSGQLPGRSGGGGRAGGGFGRGPF; translated from the coding sequence ATGAAGTCCACGAGCGAGTCGCAGCGACGCGAGGAGATGTCCACCCCCATCAAGCCCCTGCCCGTGTCGGCCGAGCCGGCACGGCGCTGGCGCATGCCCAGGCGGTGGGGATTGTGGTTGCTGATCATCGCCGCGGTGGTGGGCGCGGGCGTGTGGCTGGCCCAGCCCAAGGCGAAGGATCCGGCCGCCAACTTCGAGACGGCGGCGGCGCAGCGGCGCGACGTGGAGTCGCGCGTGACGGCGACTGGCACCGTGTCCGCCCTGGTCACCGTGCAGGTGGGAAGCCAGGTCTCCGGCCGCATCCAGGAGATCCTCGTCGACTACAACTCGCCGGTGAAGAAGGGCCAGGTGATTGCCCGCATCGACCCGCAGCTCCTTCAGGCGGCGGTCGAGCGGGCCAGGGCCAATCTCACGGCCGCTCGGGCCAACGTGCAGCGGGCGCGTGTGGAGGCGGAGAACTCCCGCCGCCAGGCCGACCGCGCCCGGACCCTGCGAGACCAGCAGTTCATCGCCCAGGCGGAGCTGGACACCGCGGAGGCCACGGCCCAGTCGGCCCAGGCCCAGGTGACCTCGTCCGAGGCCTCGCTGGCACAGGCCCAGGCGGCGCTCAACGAGGCGGAGGTGAACCTGCGCTACGCCACCATCGTGTCTCCCACGGACGGCATCGTCATCTCGCGCAGCGTGGACGTGGGCCAGACGGTGGCGGCCTCGCTGCAGGCCCCCACCCTGTTCACCATCGCCGAGGACCTGCGCAAGATGCAGGTGAACACCAGCGTCGCCGAGTCCGACGTGGGCCGCCTGGTGGACGGCATGCGCGCCACCTTCACGGTGGATGCCTGGCCCGGGGTCAGCTTCGAGGGCAAGATCCGGCAGATCCGCAACGCCTCCCAGACGGTGCAGAACGTCGTCACCTACGACGCCGTCATCGACGTGGAGAACCCGGAGCTGAAGCTCAAGCCGGGCATGACGGCCAACGTCACCTTCATCACCGCGCACCGGGACGACGTCGTCACCGTGCCCAACGCGGCGCTGCGCTTCCGTCCTCCCGCGCCCCCCGAGGGCACCGCGCGCGCGCGTCCCGGCGCCGAGGGCACCGCCACCGGCACGGGAGGCGCGGGAGCGGCGGAGAAGCCCGAGCCCGGCACCAAGACGGTGTTCGTCCTGCGCGAGGGGCGGCCCCGGCCCGTGCGCGTGAAGCCGGGCGTGACGGACGGCACGTACACGGAGGTGGAGGGCGACCTGCGCGAGGGCGATCAGGTCATCACCGGACTGGCCGCGGGCGCCCAGGCGCCGCAGGGCACTGGCTCGGGCCAGCTGCCGGGCAGGAGCGGCGGCGGCGGAAGGGCCGGCGGCGGATTCGGCCGGGGACCCTTCTAG
- a CDS encoding esterase/lipase family protein — MRMSKHSLRLYATGLSACALLACGKPGTPNTPGTGGDEDPVVTVEGCREQLASRQEELRAENVDVASWSIDDAPQMADPGLTERQIPDTHRQYDGKYRPLTNHPGCSTADLYYDKSNTRELNPKTPTPYIDGNNDGKWTDRNDYGGPNKAPSHIDGDVAKIDGYPCAAKQYTQPNPDTSKPIVILVHGNSTRPHTWERFLLPPGTQISATTEKVSISPDTEVREQLAESLIAARYQVLAVDFRTDLVATVDPSGLGAGENAAGNIDHGWATPILQSLVKAVMKNNPGRKVALVGHSLGVTVVRDALRRLYVEHTKGVAGAINPFPQLSHVILGSGANHGVSTYDAGLCTNNFTMRGTIVCEMGSRSNYVQTNFHKPLNGPKDLFATPCADGDYAFGKTGQCGGNVVKYFTITMTDITQGSNYQDFYVSESASRIDMPGCVVNKLTTLSDYDTSGYFNKGFIANHFGSLRSSAGLRLAMNYLAR; from the coding sequence ATGAGGATGTCCAAGCACTCCCTCCGCCTCTACGCGACCGGCCTCTCCGCCTGTGCGCTGCTCGCGTGCGGCAAGCCCGGCACGCCGAACACTCCTGGCACCGGCGGCGATGAGGATCCGGTGGTGACGGTGGAGGGCTGCCGCGAGCAGCTCGCCTCCCGCCAGGAGGAGCTGCGCGCGGAGAACGTGGACGTGGCCAGCTGGTCCATCGACGACGCGCCCCAGATGGCGGATCCCGGCCTCACGGAGCGACAGATCCCCGACACGCACAGGCAGTACGACGGCAAGTACCGCCCGCTGACCAACCACCCGGGCTGCTCCACGGCGGACCTCTATTACGACAAGTCGAACACCCGCGAGCTCAACCCCAAGACGCCGACGCCCTACATCGACGGGAACAACGACGGCAAGTGGACCGATCGCAACGACTACGGCGGCCCCAACAAGGCTCCCAGCCACATCGACGGGGACGTGGCGAAGATCGACGGCTACCCCTGCGCCGCCAAGCAGTACACGCAGCCCAACCCGGACACCTCCAAGCCCATCGTCATCCTCGTGCACGGCAACTCCACCCGGCCGCACACCTGGGAGCGCTTCCTCCTGCCGCCAGGCACGCAGATCAGCGCCACCACGGAGAAGGTCTCCATCTCGCCGGACACGGAGGTGAGGGAGCAGCTCGCCGAGAGCCTCATCGCCGCACGCTACCAGGTGCTCGCCGTGGACTTCCGCACGGACCTGGTCGCGACCGTGGACCCCTCCGGCCTGGGCGCCGGTGAGAACGCGGCCGGCAACATCGACCACGGCTGGGCCACCCCCATCCTCCAGTCCCTCGTCAAGGCGGTGATGAAGAACAACCCGGGCCGGAAGGTCGCGCTGGTGGGCCACTCGCTGGGCGTGACGGTGGTGCGCGATGCGCTGCGCCGGCTGTACGTGGAGCACACCAAGGGCGTGGCCGGTGCCATCAACCCCTTCCCGCAGCTGAGCCACGTCATCCTCGGCTCGGGCGCCAACCACGGCGTGTCCACCTATGACGCCGGGCTGTGCACCAACAACTTCACCATGCGCGGCACCATCGTCTGCGAGATGGGCAGCCGCTCCAACTACGTGCAGACGAACTTCCACAAGCCGCTCAACGGCCCCAAGGACCTGTTCGCCACCCCGTGCGCCGACGGGGACTATGCCTTCGGGAAGACGGGCCAGTGTGGTGGCAACGTGGTGAAGTACTTCACCATCACCATGACGGACATCACCCAGGGCTCCAACTACCAGGACTTCTACGTGTCCGAGTCGGCCTCGCGCATCGACATGCCGGGGTGCGTGGTCAACAAGCTGACGACGCTCAGCGACTACGACACCAGCGGCTACTTCAACAAGGGCTTCATCGCCAACCACTTCGGCTCCCTGCGCTCCTCGGCGGGTCTGAGGCTCGCCATGAACTACCTGGCGCGCTAG
- a CDS encoding sensor histidine kinase, whose product MNIRRPRFPSRLLWRIYLVGIAQLLLVFFALTTVRRYTREDSFRETFERTSTYNVSEWASLRDRPEELQGALNRVRQRLGVKVTMRTVDGRVFATNISPPLAPISAEKFQRLETERVMKRGTGPPPAMYVAIPETGPMEAYAVVELPPPPQPPPSPVVPIALALGCTAITSLVFARSLAVPLQRLAEVARAFGAGMLDVRTGLRRRDEMGQVAEAFDEMAERITLLLRSQKELLANVSHELRTPLARIRVALDLASEGDAALARESLSDIAEDLSELERLVSDILTAARLDLATGQTPGATPPLRREHVEAQTLVDKAAARFRSARPEHRLEVHVDGTLPALEADPVLLRRAIDNLLDNAGKYSEPHTTVRLHARCTADGLQVEVRDEGIGIDANDLPHLFTPFFRSDRSRARKTGGVGLGLALARRIVVAHGGTLTLESQPGLGTTARVNLPAAPGSGQATGQARAARHIS is encoded by the coding sequence TTGAACATCCGGCGTCCCCGCTTCCCCAGCCGCCTGCTGTGGCGCATCTACCTGGTGGGCATCGCCCAGCTCCTGCTCGTCTTCTTCGCGCTCACCACCGTCCGCCGCTACACACGAGAAGACTCATTTCGCGAGACCTTCGAACGAACCAGCACCTACAACGTCTCCGAGTGGGCCTCGCTCCGGGATCGACCCGAGGAGCTCCAGGGGGCGCTCAACCGGGTTCGCCAACGGCTCGGAGTGAAGGTGACGATGCGCACCGTGGATGGCCGCGTCTTCGCCACCAACATCTCGCCCCCTCTCGCTCCCATCTCCGCCGAGAAGTTCCAACGGCTCGAGACCGAGCGCGTGATGAAACGCGGCACCGGTCCTCCGCCCGCCATGTACGTGGCCATCCCCGAAACCGGTCCGATGGAGGCCTACGCCGTGGTGGAGCTCCCCCCACCACCCCAGCCTCCCCCCAGCCCCGTGGTGCCCATTGCCCTGGCGCTCGGGTGCACGGCCATCACCTCGCTCGTCTTCGCCCGCAGCCTCGCCGTGCCCCTGCAGCGGCTGGCCGAGGTGGCTCGCGCCTTCGGTGCCGGCATGCTCGACGTGCGCACCGGCCTGCGCCGCCGCGACGAGATGGGCCAGGTGGCCGAGGCCTTCGACGAGATGGCCGAGCGCATCACCCTTCTCCTGCGCTCCCAGAAGGAGCTGCTGGCCAACGTCTCCCACGAGCTGCGCACGCCCCTGGCCCGCATCCGCGTCGCCCTGGACCTGGCCAGCGAGGGTGACGCCGCCCTGGCCCGCGAGTCCCTCTCCGACATCGCCGAGGACCTCTCCGAGCTGGAGCGCCTGGTGTCCGACATCCTCACCGCCGCCCGCCTCGACCTGGCCACCGGGCAGACTCCCGGTGCCACTCCTCCCCTGCGTCGCGAGCACGTAGAGGCCCAGACGCTGGTGGACAAGGCCGCCGCGCGCTTCCGCTCCGCCCGGCCCGAGCACCGCCTCGAGGTGCACGTGGATGGCACCCTGCCCGCGCTGGAGGCCGACCCCGTGTTGCTACGCCGAGCCATCGACAACCTGCTGGACAACGCCGGCAAGTACTCCGAGCCCCACACCACCGTGCGGCTGCACGCCCGGTGCACCGCGGACGGCCTCCAGGTGGAGGTGCGCGACGAGGGCATCGGCATCGACGCGAACGACCTGCCGCACCTCTTCACCCCCTTCTTCCGCAGTGACCGCAGCCGCGCGCGGAAGACGGGAGGCGTGGGGCTGGGACTCGCCCTCGCCCGCCGCATCGTCGTCGCCCACGGAGGCACGCTCACGCTCGAGAGCCAGCCCGGTCTGGGAACGACCGCTCGCGTCAATCTCCCCGCCGCTCCCGGGTCAGGGCAGGCGACCGGGCAGGCGAGGGCTGCCCGTCATATTTCGTAA
- a CDS encoding response regulator transcription factor: MLLVEDDERLARLTSRYLQEHGILVTVARTGPEGLTEANRHTYDVVLLDLMLPGRDGVEVCRELRTRSNVPIIIVTARGEEADRVLGLETGADDYLSKPYSSRELLARIRAQVRRARGRAGPSSQPIQVGKLALDPGNMSATLDGKALSLTTYEFGLLRVLAERAGRVLGREQLLDLVKGNAEEVFDRSVDVHIFRIRQKIEEDPRNPRLLKTVRGAGYLLATGDEP; encoded by the coding sequence GTGCTGCTGGTAGAGGACGACGAGCGACTGGCCCGTCTCACCAGCCGCTACCTCCAGGAGCACGGCATCCTCGTCACCGTGGCCCGCACCGGCCCCGAGGGCCTCACCGAGGCCAACCGCCACACCTATGATGTCGTCCTCCTGGACCTCATGCTCCCGGGGCGCGATGGGGTGGAGGTCTGCCGCGAGCTGCGCACGCGCAGCAACGTCCCCATCATCATCGTGACCGCTCGCGGCGAGGAGGCCGACCGCGTGCTCGGCCTGGAGACCGGCGCCGACGACTACCTCTCCAAGCCCTACTCCTCCCGCGAGCTGCTCGCGCGCATCCGCGCCCAGGTGCGCCGGGCCCGGGGTCGCGCCGGGCCCTCCTCCCAGCCCATCCAGGTCGGCAAGCTGGCCCTGGATCCCGGGAACATGAGCGCCACGCTCGATGGCAAGGCGCTGTCCCTCACCACGTACGAGTTCGGCTTGCTGCGCGTCCTGGCCGAGCGCGCCGGCCGCGTCCTCGGCCGCGAGCAGCTGCTCGACCTCGTCAAGGGCAACGCCGAGGAGGTCTTCGACCGCTCCGTCGACGTCCACATCTTCCGCATCCGCCAGAAGATCGAAGAAGACCCGCGCAACCCCAGGCTCCTTAAGACGGTGCGCGGCGCCGGCTACCTGCTCGCCACGGGGGACGAGCCTTGA
- a CDS encoding ABC transporter permease — protein sequence MNILETMMLAVRSLLRSKMRSFLTALGIIIGVGAVIAMVAIGDGARASVQKVFDSMGTNLLIVMPGSNNSGGARGGFGSQPSITWDDLEAIRTQVSSVHAAAPEMRTNTQVFSEDQNWTTNVTGTTPDFFDVRGWTIARGRRFTEADVEAGAKVAVIGQTVVEKLYGAGFDPVGQVIRIKKTPFTIIGMTARKGQSPMGQDYDDSILVPATTFQRQVQSQSLGKFITGIIYVQADATAGTAKAQQDVTTLLRERHRLAEDATNDFDIRDLSELANSRQQSTETLSLLLASIAAVSLVVGGIGIMNIMLVSVTERTREIGVRVAVGARPQDILAQFLIEALTLSLLGGLIGAAAGIGVARFLASQFQWPLLIRPDVIVLALGFSALVGVGFGLYPARKASQLDPIDALRYE from the coding sequence ATGAACATCCTGGAAACGATGATGCTGGCGGTGCGCTCGCTGCTGCGCAGCAAGATGCGCTCCTTCCTCACCGCCCTGGGCATCATCATCGGCGTGGGCGCTGTCATCGCCATGGTGGCCATTGGCGATGGCGCGCGCGCCAGCGTCCAGAAGGTGTTCGACTCCATGGGCACCAACCTGCTCATCGTCATGCCCGGCTCCAACAACTCGGGAGGCGCGCGGGGAGGCTTCGGCAGCCAGCCCAGCATCACCTGGGACGACCTGGAGGCCATCCGCACGCAGGTGTCGAGCGTGCATGCCGCCGCCCCCGAGATGCGCACCAACACCCAGGTGTTCTCCGAGGACCAGAACTGGACGACGAACGTGACGGGCACCACGCCCGACTTCTTCGACGTGCGCGGCTGGACCATCGCCCGGGGCCGGCGCTTCACCGAGGCGGACGTGGAGGCCGGTGCCAAGGTGGCCGTCATCGGCCAGACGGTGGTGGAGAAGCTCTACGGCGCGGGCTTCGACCCGGTGGGCCAGGTCATCCGCATCAAGAAGACGCCCTTCACCATCATCGGGATGACGGCGCGCAAGGGCCAGTCCCCCATGGGGCAGGACTACGACGACAGCATCCTCGTCCCCGCCACGACCTTCCAGCGGCAGGTGCAGTCCCAGAGCCTGGGCAAGTTCATCACCGGCATCATCTACGTGCAGGCCGATGCCACCGCCGGCACCGCGAAGGCCCAGCAGGACGTCACCACGCTGCTGCGCGAGCGGCACCGGCTGGCCGAGGACGCCACCAACGACTTCGACATCCGGGACCTGTCCGAGCTGGCCAACAGCCGGCAGCAGAGCACCGAGACGCTCAGCCTGCTGCTGGCCTCCATCGCCGCCGTGTCCCTGGTGGTGGGCGGCATCGGCATCATGAACATCATGTTGGTGAGCGTCACCGAGCGCACCCGGGAGATCGGCGTGCGCGTGGCGGTGGGCGCCAGGCCCCAGGACATCCTCGCCCAGTTCCTCATCGAGGCGCTGACGCTCTCGCTCCTCGGAGGACTCATCGGCGCGGCGGCGGGCATCGGCGTGGCCCGCTTCCTCGCCTCCCAGTTCCAGTGGCCCCTGCTGATACGGCCGGACGTCATCGTGCTGGCGCTCGGCTTCAGCGCGCTCGTCGGGGTGGGCTTCGGCCTCTATCCGGCGCGCAAGGCAAGCCAGCTCGATCCCATCGACGCCCTGAGGTACGAGTGA
- a CDS encoding MFS transporter produces MTPPNTARPPEQSLETSIWKVAAASFIGTAVEWYDFFLYGTAAALVFNRLFFPSFDPLVGTLAAFATFAVGFVARPLGGVIFGHFGDKLGRKSMLSATLMIMGAATFAIGLLPTYDSIGVWAPILLVLMRVLQGFGLGGEWGGAVLMAVEHAPSHRRGFYGSWPQMGAPAGLLVANGVFSVFSRNEEQFLSWGWRVPFLFSAVLIGIGVFIRMSVAESPAFQAHKAAEKASSASPKLPALEALRKYPRQILLAMGARFAENGFFYIVTTFVLTYGTGQLGLERSTMLNGVLAATAIHLVAIPAFGALSDVFGRRPVYLGGAVGCALLAFPFFWLIDTKETGLIVLAITLGIIAHAAMYGPQASFFSELFGTRVRYSGASLGYQLASVFAGGLSPLVATWLLTESGGKAWPVSLYMVGLALVTLVSVYLSAETFREKLSETPVPAPANGAAGTEGKREVA; encoded by the coding sequence GTGACGCCTCCCAACACGGCCCGGCCGCCCGAGCAGTCCCTGGAGACATCCATCTGGAAGGTGGCCGCCGCGAGCTTCATCGGCACGGCCGTGGAGTGGTACGACTTCTTCCTCTATGGAACGGCGGCGGCGCTCGTCTTCAACCGCCTCTTCTTCCCCTCGTTCGACCCGCTGGTGGGCACGCTGGCCGCGTTCGCCACCTTCGCGGTGGGCTTCGTGGCGCGTCCGCTCGGCGGCGTCATCTTCGGCCACTTCGGCGACAAGCTCGGGCGCAAGTCCATGCTGAGCGCCACGCTGATGATCATGGGCGCGGCCACCTTCGCCATCGGGCTGCTGCCCACCTATGACAGCATTGGCGTCTGGGCGCCCATCCTGCTGGTGCTGATGCGCGTGCTGCAGGGCTTCGGGCTGGGCGGAGAGTGGGGCGGAGCGGTGCTCATGGCGGTGGAGCACGCCCCCAGCCACCGGCGAGGCTTCTACGGGAGCTGGCCGCAGATGGGCGCGCCCGCGGGCCTGCTGGTGGCCAACGGCGTGTTCTCCGTCTTCTCCCGCAACGAGGAGCAGTTCCTCTCCTGGGGCTGGCGCGTGCCCTTCCTCTTCAGCGCGGTGCTCATCGGCATCGGCGTCTTCATCCGCATGAGCGTCGCCGAGTCCCCCGCCTTCCAGGCGCACAAGGCCGCGGAGAAGGCCTCCAGCGCGAGCCCGAAGCTCCCCGCGCTCGAGGCGCTGCGCAAGTACCCCAGGCAGATCCTCCTCGCCATGGGCGCGCGCTTCGCGGAGAACGGCTTCTTCTACATCGTCACCACGTTCGTGCTCACCTACGGCACGGGGCAGCTCGGGCTGGAGCGCTCCACCATGCTCAACGGGGTGCTCGCGGCCACCGCCATCCACCTGGTGGCCATTCCCGCGTTCGGTGCCCTGTCGGATGTGTTCGGCCGCCGCCCCGTCTACCTCGGTGGCGCCGTGGGGTGCGCGCTGCTGGCCTTCCCCTTCTTCTGGCTCATCGACACCAAGGAGACGGGCCTCATCGTGCTGGCCATCACGCTGGGCATCATCGCCCACGCCGCCATGTACGGACCCCAGGCCAGCTTCTTCTCCGAGCTCTTCGGCACGCGCGTGCGCTACAGCGGCGCGTCGCTGGGCTACCAGCTCGCCTCGGTGTTCGCCGGCGGCCTCTCGCCCCTCGTCGCCACCTGGCTGCTGACGGAGTCCGGCGGCAAGGCGTGGCCCGTGTCGCTCTACATGGTGGGCCTGGCGCTCGTCACCCTCGTCTCCGTGTACCTCTCCGCCGAGACGTTCCGCGAGAAGCTCTCCGAGACACCCGTCCCGGCCCCCGCGAACGGCGCCGCGGGGACCGAGGGCAAGCGCGAAGTGGCTTGA
- a CDS encoding 3-hydroxybutyrate dehydrogenase, with amino-acid sequence MGELTGKCALVTGAASGIGRAVAEDLGARGARVLVSDLDAAGASAVAAGIPGAIAQRADVSSREDCRALVDRAQREWERLDILVNNAGLQHVAPVEEFPEDRWEQMIRIMLVGPFLLTKYALPLMYARKWGRIINVSSLHGLVASPYKSAYISAKHGLMGLTKTVALEAADKGVTVNAICPSYVRTPLVEKQIADQARVNGITETEVIERIMLAPAAVKRLLEPSEVAAYVAFLCSEAAGGITGAAQVMDCGWTAR; translated from the coding sequence ATGGGAGAGCTGACTGGGAAGTGCGCGCTCGTCACGGGCGCCGCGAGTGGTATCGGCCGCGCGGTGGCGGAAGACCTGGGCGCGCGTGGGGCCCGGGTGCTGGTGTCGGACCTGGACGCGGCGGGAGCGAGCGCCGTGGCGGCGGGGATTCCCGGGGCCATCGCGCAGCGGGCGGACGTGTCCTCGCGCGAGGACTGCCGGGCGCTGGTGGACCGGGCGCAGCGGGAGTGGGAGCGGCTGGACATCCTGGTGAACAACGCCGGCCTTCAGCACGTGGCGCCGGTGGAGGAGTTCCCGGAGGACCGCTGGGAGCAGATGATCCGCATCATGCTGGTGGGGCCCTTCCTGCTGACGAAGTACGCCCTGCCGTTGATGTACGCGCGCAAGTGGGGACGCATCATCAACGTCTCCTCGCTGCACGGGCTGGTGGCGTCGCCGTACAAGTCGGCCTACATCTCGGCGAAGCACGGCCTGATGGGGCTGACGAAGACGGTGGCGCTCGAGGCGGCGGACAAGGGCGTGACGGTCAACGCCATCTGCCCCAGCTACGTGCGCACGCCGCTGGTGGAGAAGCAGATCGCCGACCAGGCCCGGGTCAACGGCATCACCGAGACCGAGGTCATCGAGCGCATCATGCTGGCCCCGGCGGCGGTGAAGCGCCTGCTGGAGCCGAGCGAGGTGGCCGCCTACGTGGCCTTCCTGTGTTCGGAGGCCGCGGGCGGCATCACCGGGGCCGCCCAGGTGATGGACTGCGGCTGGACGGCCCGCTGA
- a CDS encoding TolC family protein, whose amino-acid sequence MRPLFPFLALPLLATAPAYAQAPALVPTQAPAPAQAQPQRVLTLKDALRTARERQPQLRQAQANTSAANARVDQNFSSLLPQVGASATYQRSLRDSDGDDGLPTTSSGFISREGLNLSASVNQLIWDFGRTTGRWRASQQSAEAQGATEAQTLLDVLANVQTVYFNALAQQGLVQVAQETLENEKAHLAQAQAQVQVGNKPEIDLLQQRTAVANAQVQLIQARNNAATSKAQLNQAMGLEGTTHYTLQEEVVGAVEGEDQSVEALVDLAFQNRPDLSASEHQLRAQELQISATRANYWPSFSASVSATDSGTNPANLNWGLTGQVGLSWQIFQGGLTRAQVREQQANLTSIQAQRDALRQQVRLEVERAQLSVTAANESVTAAEEALTNARERLRLAEGRYKAGVGNIIELSDAQLSATNAGVQRVQAAYNLATARTELARALGREP is encoded by the coding sequence ATGCGTCCCCTCTTCCCCTTCCTCGCCCTTCCCCTGCTGGCCACCGCGCCGGCATACGCCCAGGCTCCGGCCCTGGTCCCTACCCAGGCTCCGGCACCTGCCCAGGCCCAGCCCCAGCGCGTGCTCACCTTGAAGGACGCGCTGCGCACCGCCCGCGAGCGGCAGCCCCAGCTGCGCCAGGCCCAGGCCAACACCTCCGCGGCCAACGCCCGCGTGGACCAGAACTTCTCCTCGCTGCTGCCCCAGGTGGGCGCCAGCGCCACCTACCAGCGCTCCCTGCGCGACAGCGACGGCGACGACGGCCTGCCGACCACCTCCTCCGGTTTCATCAGCCGCGAGGGACTCAACCTGAGCGCCTCGGTCAACCAGCTCATCTGGGACTTCGGCCGCACCACCGGCCGGTGGCGTGCCTCGCAGCAGTCCGCCGAGGCCCAGGGAGCCACCGAGGCCCAGACGTTGCTCGACGTGCTGGCCAACGTGCAGACCGTCTACTTCAACGCCCTGGCGCAGCAGGGTCTGGTGCAGGTGGCCCAGGAGACGCTGGAGAACGAGAAGGCGCACCTCGCGCAGGCCCAGGCCCAGGTGCAGGTGGGCAACAAGCCGGAGATCGACCTGCTGCAGCAGCGCACGGCGGTGGCCAACGCCCAGGTGCAGCTCATCCAGGCGCGCAACAACGCCGCCACCAGCAAGGCCCAGCTCAACCAGGCCATGGGTCTCGAGGGCACCACCCACTACACCCTCCAGGAGGAGGTGGTGGGCGCCGTGGAGGGCGAGGACCAGTCCGTCGAGGCCCTGGTGGACCTCGCGTTCCAGAACCGGCCGGACCTGAGCGCGAGCGAGCACCAGCTCCGCGCCCAGGAGCTGCAGATCTCCGCCACGCGCGCCAACTACTGGCCGAGCTTCTCCGCCTCGGTGTCGGCGACGGACTCGGGCACCAACCCGGCGAACCTGAACTGGGGCTTGACCGGGCAGGTGGGGCTGAGCTGGCAGATATTCCAGGGCGGCCTCACCCGCGCCCAGGTGCGCGAGCAGCAGGCCAACCTCACCAGCATCCAGGCCCAGCGTGACGCATTGCGGCAGCAGGTGCGCCTGGAGGTGGAGCGCGCACAGCTGTCGGTGACGGCCGCGAACGAGAGCGTGACGGCCGCGGAGGAGGCGCTGACCAATGCCCGCGAGCGGCTGCGTCTGGCCGAGGGCCGCTACAAGGCGGGCGTGGGCAACATCATCGAGTTGTCCGACGCGCAGCTGTCCGCCACCAACGCCGGCGTCCAGCGCGTCCAGGCCGCCTACAACCTGGCCACCGCGCGCACGGAGCTGGCACGCGCGCTCGGCCGCGAGCCTTGA
- a CDS encoding ABC transporter ATP-binding protein — MDGNQEQTPLIALRGVSKIYKTGDVEVAALRGVDFDVEAGEFVAIMGSSGSGKSTLMNILGCLDRPTAGQYLLDGQDVSRLDRSGLALVRNRTLGFVFQSFNLLARTTALENVELPMLYAGVPARERRRRSREALERVGLGARLDHHPRQLSGGQQQRVAIARALVSRPRVILADEPTGNLDSRTSIEVMALFQELRQEGITLVLVTHEPDIAGYAGRVVVVKDGRIISDRRQQPVPAEVPPLEEAVS, encoded by the coding sequence ATGGACGGGAATCAAGAGCAGACGCCGCTCATCGCGCTACGGGGCGTGAGCAAGATCTACAAGACGGGTGACGTGGAGGTGGCGGCCCTGCGGGGCGTGGACTTCGACGTGGAGGCCGGCGAGTTCGTGGCCATCATGGGCTCGAGCGGCTCGGGCAAGTCCACGCTGATGAACATCCTGGGATGCCTGGACCGGCCCACCGCGGGCCAGTACCTGCTGGATGGCCAGGACGTGTCGCGCCTGGACCGCTCCGGCCTGGCCCTGGTGCGCAACCGCACCCTGGGCTTCGTCTTCCAGAGCTTCAACCTGCTGGCGCGCACCACCGCCCTGGAGAACGTGGAGCTGCCCATGCTCTACGCCGGGGTGCCCGCGCGCGAGCGGCGCAGGCGCTCGCGCGAGGCGCTCGAGCGGGTGGGCCTGGGCGCCCGCCTGGACCACCACCCGCGCCAGCTGTCGGGTGGACAGCAGCAGCGCGTGGCCATCGCCCGGGCCCTGGTGAGCCGGCCGCGCGTCATCCTCGCCGACGAGCCCACGGGCAACCTGGACTCGCGCACCAGCATCGAGGTGATGGCGCTCTTCCAGGAGCTGCGCCAGGAGGGCATCACGCTCGTGCTGGTGACGCACGAGCCGGACATCGCCGGGTACGCCGGGCGCGTGGTGGTGGTGAAGGACGGGCGCATCATCTCGGACCGGCGTCAGCAGCCGGTCCCCGCGGAAGTGCCCCCGCTCGAGGAGGCCGTGTCATGA